A region of Crenobacter cavernae DNA encodes the following proteins:
- a CDS encoding sulfurtransferase, which translates to MYRTLISADELMALPADDVVIVDCRFKLADPDWGHTAYAAGHLPGAHYLNLDYHLSGAKTGQNGRHPLPDAERLAVSLGALGVAPDTQIVAYDDAGGMFAARLWWLARWLGHEAVAVLDGGIPAWQTAGGDLSAEEAKAARLPSRFVIRASLAPTADAAAVLANLDAPRFAVVDARAADRFRGENETMDPVGGHIPGALNRPFALNLDAEGHFKLPGVLAADWQAVLGGRPATDIVHQCGSGVTACHNLLAMEHAGLAGSRLYPGSWSEWCADPARPVATGDA; encoded by the coding sequence ATGTACCGCACCCTGATTTCCGCCGACGAACTGATGGCGCTGCCCGCCGACGACGTCGTGATCGTCGACTGCCGCTTCAAGCTCGCCGACCCCGACTGGGGTCACACCGCCTACGCCGCCGGCCACCTTCCCGGCGCGCACTACCTCAACCTCGACTACCACCTGTCCGGTGCCAAGACCGGCCAGAACGGCCGCCACCCCTTGCCCGACGCCGAACGCCTCGCGGTGAGCCTAGGCGCGCTCGGCGTCGCGCCCGACACGCAGATCGTCGCCTACGACGACGCCGGCGGCATGTTCGCCGCGCGGCTGTGGTGGCTCGCGCGCTGGCTCGGCCACGAGGCGGTCGCCGTGCTCGACGGCGGCATCCCGGCCTGGCAGACCGCCGGCGGCGACCTTTCCGCCGAAGAGGCCAAAGCGGCGCGACTGCCGTCGCGCTTTGTGATCCGCGCCAGCCTCGCGCCGACCGCAGACGCGGCCGCCGTGCTCGCCAACCTCGACGCGCCGCGCTTTGCCGTCGTCGACGCGCGTGCCGCCGACCGCTTCCGCGGCGAGAACGAGACGATGGACCCGGTCGGCGGCCACATCCCCGGCGCCTTGAACCGTCCGTTCGCGCTGAACCTCGACGCCGAAGGCCACTTCAAGTTGCCGGGCGTGCTCGCCGCCGACTGGCAGGCGGTGCTCGGGGGGCGGCCCGCGACCGACATCGTGCACCAGTGCGGCTCGGGCGTGACCGCCTGCCACAACCTGTTGGCGATGGAGCACGCCGGCCTCGCCGGCAGCCGTCTCTACCCGGGATCGTGGAGCGAATGGTGCGCCGACCCGGCGCGCCCGGTCGCCACCGGAGACGCCTGA